Proteins from a genomic interval of Benincasa hispida cultivar B227 chromosome 7, ASM972705v1, whole genome shotgun sequence:
- the LOC120080747 gene encoding probable WRKY transcription factor 54 → MEAADFSHGGLPAEVRRKVTEKLLAGRDSAARLQILLRSAAATDDNQQALATKILSSITEAISILESAGDESSYPDHSLCSDLDSGDSRRSTAVKNNLGRTNKRRRLTNTRVITRATAEDEYAWRKYGQKVILNATYPRSYFRCTHKYDQSCRATKQVQRMEGTDSEIMYKITYISDHTCGPASPIVSASAVVTDSNSYNLISFSNSPNDKLTEVTSHNFIWPSDDDAVKMRETTTTSGSTDDEINMWLELKDFGSLHAAAAATMTMTNQYYFSTGDDDVGSLMFWEDCLQ, encoded by the exons ATGGAGGCGGCGGATTTTTCTCACGGTGGTTTGCCGGCGGAGGTAAGGAGGAAGGTGACGGAAAAGCTTCTCGCCGGCCGAGACTCAGCAGCTCGTCTTCAGATTCTTCTCCGGTCAGCGGCGGCGACGGACGACAACCAGCAAGCTCTTGCCACCAAGATCTTGAGTTCCATCACTGAAGCGATCTCCATTCTCGAGTCCGCCGGTGACGAATCGAGCTATCCAGATCATTCCCTTTGCTCCGATCTGGATTCCGGCGACTCACGGCGGAGCACGGCGGTTAAGAATAATCTAGGACGTACCAACAAAAGAAG AAGATTGACGAATACGAGGGTGATTACGAGGGCAACAGCGGAAGATGAGTATGCTTGGAGGAAGTACGGCCAAAAAGTTATCCTCAACGCAACTTATCCAAg GAGCTACTTTAGGTGCACTCACAAGTACGATCAAAGCTGTAGAGCCACAAAGCAAGTGCAAAGAATGGAGGGTACTGATTCAGAAATAATGTATAAGATCACCTACATCTCTGACCACACGTGTGGCCCTGCTTCTCCGATTGTCTCCGCCTCCGCCGTTGTTACCGATTCCAATTCTTACAATCTCATATCTTTCTCCAACTCTCCCAACGATAAACTGACCGAGGTTACTAGCCACAATTTCATCTGGCCGAGTGATGATGATGCAGTGAAGATGAGAGAGACAACAACAACAAGTGGTTCGACTGATGATGAGATTAATATGTGGTTGGAATTGAAGGATTTTGGAAGCTTGCACGCAGCAGCGGCGGCGACAATGACAATGACAAATCAATATTATTTCTCGACCGGAGACGACGATGTAGGTTCTCTCATGTTTTGGGAGGATTGTTTacaataa